The sequence GTGAGGCGCCTCTCCCTACGAACGGTTACGGCTCCCGTCGCCACTCCGACGGGAGCCGTAGGGTCCCTCTCCGCCCCCCGGCGGCCCGGGGCCCCGCCGTTTCAGCGGTCCGTGTCCCCGCCGTCGCGGCCGTCGGGCGTCGACCAGGAACCGCGAGCCGCTCTGGTGTCCGCCCGGGAGGCGTCGGCGGCCGACGCCCGACGGCGGGCCACTCGGCGGCTGCCCCACCAGAACGCGCCGAGGAGGACCGCTACGACGACCACCCCAATGACGACCGCGAAGAGCACTCCGTTGGAACCGGCCGACGCGAGCGTCGGGAAACCTGCGTAAGCAGTCATGATCACCTCTCCGCGAAGGACAGGGCCCGCGACCGGGCGCTGTGGACATGTCCAGCGGCTGTCCCCTCTCGGCCCGCGTAAACCCTGCCCGCCGGCCAGCGGGGTGTGGCACGTCCGTCGACGGGCCGGCGCGCGGTCGGGGCCTTCCCGCGCGGACACGCCCAGGCCCCGGGGCGGCGCGGGCCGGAGAGGACGGAGGCGTACGCGAGGGGAGACCGTCCGCCATGGAGACCCCTCATGGGCCCCCGCATGGGCCCCCTCATGGGGCCTCCTCATGGGGAGTTGCCGGCCCCGGTCACGAGATCGATCAGCCCCGGCAGCCCTGCTTCCGCAAGAGCGCGACGCTGGCGGTCGGCGGGGCTGCCGGCCTGCAGGTGTCGGTGGACGAGACCGCTGACCTCTCGAAGATCGCCCGCTTCCTCCAGGGCCGGCGTGATGTGCCGCAGGAGGGCGTACAGCAGGTCTCCGCTGCGGTGCGGACGGCCGAGCGGATCCAGCAGCGTCCCGTTCATGCCGTGCCGTGCGGCGTGCCAGTTCGCCACCTGTGTCAGCTCCGGTGCCACCACCGGCAGGGGCACCCCGGCCTTCTCCTCGACCACCGCCGCGGCCACGAGTCCT is a genomic window of Streptomyces showdoensis containing:
- a CDS encoding DUF6479 family protein, giving the protein MTAYAGFPTLASAGSNGVLFAVVIGVVVVAVLLGAFWWGSRRVARRRASAADASRADTRAARGSWSTPDGRDGGDTDR